In Sinorhizobium mexicanum, one DNA window encodes the following:
- a CDS encoding glutathione S-transferase yields MPYKLYYWDGIPGRGEFVRLALEEAGADYVDVARDPDGQEGGTTAMLKLLMDGEGANIPFAPPFLKDGDLLIPHVANILFYLGPKIGLAPEEEGLRFVANGLQLTITDFVAEIHDTHHPIGVSLYYEDQKPEALRRSSDFLSERLPKFLGYFERVLRQNPKGQNPKAQNPKGRGHIVGDRLSYVDLSLFQLVEGLRYAFPKAMRSYEASIPGLIALHDAVAERPNIRSYLASDRRLSFNEAGIFRHYPELDQPS; encoded by the coding sequence ATGCCTTACAAGCTTTACTACTGGGACGGGATCCCTGGGCGCGGCGAGTTCGTTCGCCTCGCGCTCGAGGAAGCCGGAGCCGATTATGTGGATGTCGCCCGCGATCCCGATGGGCAGGAGGGGGGCACGACGGCGATGCTGAAGCTGCTGATGGACGGCGAGGGAGCGAATATCCCGTTTGCGCCGCCATTTCTCAAAGACGGCGACCTTCTCATTCCCCACGTCGCCAATATCCTGTTCTACCTTGGCCCGAAGATCGGCCTGGCGCCCGAGGAGGAAGGCCTCCGTTTCGTTGCCAACGGCCTGCAACTGACGATCACCGATTTCGTCGCCGAGATCCACGACACGCACCACCCAATCGGCGTATCACTCTACTATGAGGACCAGAAGCCGGAGGCGTTGCGGCGATCCTCCGATTTCCTATCGGAGCGCCTGCCGAAGTTCCTCGGCTATTTCGAGCGGGTCTTGCGCCAGAATCCAAAGGGCCAGAATCCAAAGGCCCAGAATCCAAAGGGAAGGGGACATATTGTCGGCGACCGGTTGAGCTATGTCGATCTCTCGCTCTTCCAGCTCGTCGAAGGGCTTCGCTACGCCTTTCCGAAGGCGATGCGCAGCTACGAAGCGAGCATCCCGGGTTTGATCGCCCTGCACGACGCGGTCGCCGAGCGCCCGAATATCCGCAGCTATCTCGCCTCTGATCGAAGACTCTCCTTCAATGAGGCGGGGATTTTCCGGCACTATCCGGAGCTTGACCAGCCGTCATAG
- the treZ gene encoding malto-oligosyltrehalose trehalohydrolase, which yields MQRQQSPGLFRKTWGASVLSADAAYFRLWAPDERAVRLIHNGAAHDMQSLDDGWFEHSLKARAGDRYCFQLSDGSLVADPASSAQQDGPSGPSVLVDQAAYRWENTSWRGRPWEEAIISELHIGTFTPEGTFRAASERLAHLADTGITTIEIMPIAQAPGARGWGYDGVLHFAPHYAYGTPDDLKALVDRAHSLGLMVLLDVVYNHFGPEGNALPRYAADFFNKDRATPWGPSIAFEQDPVRRYFIENALYWLGDFRFDGLRIDATEQIRDSRKPHILVEMAREIHETFPERHVHLVVEDAHRRRSLIGRGPEGAAELFTASWNDDLHNALHVVATGETKGHYQPFAAEPWRKIREAMAEGFALPAKGVEISSHWTGDQVPPQARVNFLQNHDQIGNRAFGERLVSLVGADMMRVLTATLMLVPQVPLLFMGEEYGETQPFCFFADYEGEIAAAVRSGRKGEAENFGGMPRGRTAADLPDPLDLRTFAASKLQWDRAASPAGRRHLAFVRELADIRQRNIAPLLKRPGVPGHRILPTDDGLVAVDWLFGSAVLALRINLTDEARPVPPCSGEPIFTTMAPGDCSLTAGELPGPGVVAAVTTT from the coding sequence ATGCAGCGACAGCAATCGCCGGGACTTTTCAGGAAAACATGGGGCGCCAGTGTGCTTTCGGCGGACGCCGCGTACTTCAGATTGTGGGCACCCGACGAACGAGCGGTCCGGCTCATCCACAATGGCGCCGCTCATGACATGCAGTCGCTCGACGACGGATGGTTCGAGCATTCGCTGAAAGCGCGTGCCGGGGACCGATACTGTTTTCAGCTGTCCGACGGGTCGCTCGTTGCCGACCCGGCATCCTCGGCCCAGCAGGATGGTCCCTCCGGTCCTTCGGTCCTCGTCGATCAAGCGGCATATCGTTGGGAGAACACCTCATGGCGCGGCCGCCCGTGGGAAGAGGCCATCATCTCAGAACTGCATATCGGCACCTTCACGCCGGAGGGCACGTTCCGCGCGGCAAGCGAGCGCCTTGCCCACCTTGCCGACACCGGCATCACCACGATCGAGATAATGCCCATCGCCCAGGCCCCGGGCGCGCGCGGCTGGGGCTACGACGGCGTGCTGCACTTTGCGCCTCACTATGCCTATGGAACTCCGGACGACCTCAAGGCCCTCGTAGATCGGGCCCATTCGCTCGGGCTCATGGTGCTGCTCGATGTCGTCTACAATCACTTCGGCCCGGAAGGAAATGCCTTGCCGCGCTATGCGGCCGACTTCTTCAACAAGGATCGCGCGACTCCGTGGGGACCCTCGATTGCCTTCGAGCAGGACCCCGTCCGACGTTATTTCATCGAGAATGCGCTCTATTGGCTGGGCGATTTCCGCTTCGACGGGCTGCGCATCGACGCGACCGAGCAGATCAGGGATAGCCGCAAGCCGCACATCCTCGTTGAGATGGCGCGCGAGATCCACGAGACATTTCCCGAGCGCCACGTCCATCTCGTCGTCGAAGACGCGCACAGGCGCAGAAGCCTTATCGGGCGGGGACCGGAAGGGGCGGCAGAACTCTTCACCGCCTCGTGGAACGATGACCTCCACAACGCGCTGCATGTCGTGGCGACGGGAGAGACAAAAGGCCATTATCAGCCCTTTGCCGCAGAGCCCTGGCGGAAAATTCGCGAGGCCATGGCCGAAGGCTTTGCTCTGCCCGCCAAGGGCGTGGAGATTTCCTCGCACTGGACAGGCGACCAGGTGCCGCCCCAGGCCCGTGTCAATTTTCTGCAGAACCATGATCAGATCGGAAACCGCGCCTTCGGCGAACGCCTCGTCTCTCTCGTCGGAGCGGACATGATGCGGGTGCTGACGGCGACGCTGATGCTCGTTCCGCAAGTTCCGCTGCTCTTCATGGGCGAGGAATATGGCGAGACCCAGCCGTTTTGCTTCTTCGCCGACTACGAGGGCGAGATCGCCGCGGCCGTTCGCTCCGGACGCAAGGGAGAGGCCGAGAATTTCGGCGGCATGCCGCGCGGCAGGACCGCGGCCGATTTGCCCGATCCGCTCGATCTGCGGACGTTCGCCGCATCGAAATTGCAATGGGATCGTGCAGCAAGTCCTGCGGGCAGGCGGCATCTCGCTTTCGTCCGCGAGCTTGCCGACATCCGCCAGCGGAATATCGCGCCCCTGCTCAAGCGACCCGGTGTCCCCGGCCACCGTATACTTCCAACCGACGACGGGCTCGTCGCGGTCGACTGGTTGTTCGGGAGCGCCGTCTTGGCTTTGCGGATCAATCTCACCGACGAAGCAAGGCCCGTTCCCCCCTGCAGCGGCGAGCCGATCTTCACGACCATGGCGCCCGGTGACTGCTCTCTCACAGCGGGTGAACTGCCGGGACCGGGCGTCGTCGCCGCCGTCACCACGACCTAG
- the glgX gene encoding glycogen debranching protein GlgX, with amino-acid sequence MNVSFSELSFLKPELGAEYTGEGTHFAVFSAHAEKIELCLFSEDGSSETARLPLPKREGDVWSGYIEGIGPGTLYGYRAHGPYDPNNGHRFNPNKLLLDPYGKQVAGTFAWDDALFGYTIDGTGNDLSFDERDSAPFMVKGVIQDPAFDWDGEQAIRRPWTDTIIYETHVRGMTMAHPAVPEDLRGTFLGMASDPIIEHLTKLGVTAVELLPVQYFLDDRHLLERGLRNYWGYQTLGYFAPQARYMKSGRITEFKTMVKRFHAAGIEVLMDVVFNHTAEGSEHGPTLSFRGLDNLSYYRPSPENPRHTFDMTGTGNTLNVAHPMVLRMVLDSLRYWVQVMHIDGFRFDLASALGREDIEFDREGGFFDAIRQDPILAGVKLVAEPWDIGAGGYQLGGFPHPFREWNDRFRDDVRRFWKGDDGIVPVLAERVAGSPVQFNHSDRGATASINLVSAHDGFTLMDTVSYNDRHNEANGEDNRDGHPENHSDNMGVEGATDDEGIKNARARRRRAMFATLMASQGVPMILGGDEFGNSQGGNNNVYCEDNEIGWLDWASGDEAFLAFCRKMVEFRKENPSLRQERFLNGEPGEGGHVEIAWYAADGRPMDEGAWHDEALRIVGVYISRNGVAESAPANGIFLVLNAGADSEISLPHVNGTERWQRVLDTACFDGASDDPGPVRAARDHELVAGQGVTVFVPADHG; translated from the coding sequence ATGAACGTTTCTTTCTCCGAACTTAGTTTCCTGAAGCCCGAACTCGGCGCCGAATATACCGGCGAGGGTACGCACTTCGCGGTATTTTCGGCTCATGCGGAGAAGATCGAACTTTGTTTGTTCTCGGAGGATGGCAGCAGCGAAACGGCGCGCCTGCCGCTGCCGAAGCGCGAGGGAGATGTCTGGTCGGGCTATATCGAAGGCATCGGGCCGGGGACGCTCTACGGCTACCGCGCCCATGGCCCCTACGACCCGAACAACGGGCACCGGTTCAATCCGAACAAATTGCTGCTCGACCCCTATGGCAAGCAGGTCGCCGGCACATTTGCCTGGGACGATGCGCTGTTCGGATACACGATCGACGGCACTGGCAACGATCTTTCCTTCGATGAACGCGACAGCGCACCCTTCATGGTCAAGGGTGTCATCCAGGACCCGGCTTTCGACTGGGACGGCGAGCAGGCGATCCGCCGCCCCTGGACGGACACGATCATTTACGAGACCCATGTTCGCGGCATGACCATGGCGCACCCGGCGGTGCCGGAAGACCTGCGCGGCACATTCCTCGGCATGGCAAGCGATCCGATCATCGAACATCTGACGAAACTCGGCGTAACGGCCGTCGAACTCCTGCCGGTGCAGTATTTTCTCGATGACCGGCATCTGCTCGAGCGCGGCCTCAGGAACTATTGGGGATACCAGACGCTCGGCTACTTCGCCCCGCAGGCGCGCTACATGAAGAGCGGCCGGATCACCGAGTTCAAGACGATGGTGAAGCGGTTTCATGCCGCCGGCATCGAAGTCCTGATGGATGTCGTCTTCAACCATACGGCCGAGGGCTCCGAGCACGGTCCGACCCTGAGTTTTCGCGGTCTCGACAACCTGAGCTATTACCGGCCATCTCCGGAAAACCCGCGTCATACCTTCGACATGACCGGCACCGGCAACACGCTCAACGTCGCCCATCCGATGGTGCTGCGCATGGTGCTCGACAGCCTGCGCTATTGGGTGCAGGTGATGCATATCGACGGTTTCCGTTTCGATCTCGCGAGCGCGCTCGGCCGCGAGGACATAGAATTCGATCGGGAGGGCGGCTTCTTCGACGCGATCAGGCAGGACCCCATCCTCGCCGGCGTCAAGCTCGTCGCGGAGCCCTGGGATATCGGCGCGGGCGGGTACCAGCTCGGCGGCTTCCCGCACCCGTTCCGCGAATGGAACGACCGCTTCCGCGACGACGTCCGGCGGTTCTGGAAGGGGGATGACGGTATTGTGCCGGTGCTCGCCGAGCGTGTCGCGGGCTCGCCAGTACAATTCAACCATTCCGACCGCGGTGCGACCGCGTCGATCAATCTTGTCAGCGCGCACGACGGCTTCACGCTGATGGACACGGTTTCCTACAACGACAGGCACAACGAGGCGAACGGCGAGGACAATCGCGACGGACATCCCGAAAATCATTCGGACAACATGGGTGTCGAAGGTGCGACCGATGACGAGGGAATAAAGAACGCACGCGCGCGCCGTCGCCGCGCTATGTTCGCCACCCTGATGGCCAGTCAGGGGGTGCCGATGATCCTTGGCGGCGACGAGTTCGGAAATAGCCAGGGCGGCAACAACAACGTCTATTGCGAGGACAACGAAATCGGTTGGCTCGACTGGGCTTCCGGAGACGAAGCCTTCCTGGCCTTCTGTCGAAAGATGGTGGAGTTCCGCAAGGAAAATCCATCGCTCCGCCAGGAGCGGTTTCTCAACGGCGAACCGGGCGAGGGCGGTCACGTCGAGATTGCCTGGTACGCAGCCGACGGCCGTCCGATGGACGAGGGAGCGTGGCATGATGAGGCGTTGCGTATCGTCGGCGTCTACATCAGCCGCAACGGCGTCGCGGAGTCGGCGCCAGCGAACGGCATTTTCCTCGTTTTGAACGCCGGCGCCGACAGCGAGATCTCGCTTCCGCACGTAAATGGAACGGAGCGGTGGCAGCGCGTGCTTGATACAGCCTGTTTCGACGGGGCAAGCGACGACCCTGGCCCTGTTCGCGCGGCGCGAGACCATGAGCTTGTTGCAGGACAAGGCGTCACCGTTTTCGTTCCGGCGGATCATGGCTAG